One Solanum pennellii chromosome 9, SPENNV200 DNA segment encodes these proteins:
- the LOC107031091 gene encoding probable LRR receptor-like serine/threonine-protein kinase At1g06840 isoform X6, translating to MWNAISGTIPKEIGNIKTLELLLLNGNELTGSLPEELGYLPNLNRIQIDQNHISGPLPVSFAKLEKAAHFHMNNNSISGQIPPELSKLPKLLHLLLDNNNLSGYLPPELAQIPNLRILQLDNNNFEGSHIPDSYGNMSRLLKLSLRNCSLQGPVPNLGNIPNLTYIDLSLNELIGSIPSNMLSDNMTTIDLSYNNLNGTIPSNFSSLPHLQKLSLENNSLSGSVPSIIWQNRTLNATETLILDMRNNKLLNISGTLVIPQNVTVSLQGNPLCSNSILFNFCGPYNGDAGGTLQLANNTDCPPLACPPPYEYALPYPTCFCALPLLIGYRLKSPGFRDFRSYMDQFKWYITIGLKLNISQLHLNTFSLEAGPRVKMYLRIFPIFDDSNSSRLFNKSEVLRLRSMFTGWLIPDNDLFGPYELINFTLLADYREFIPPPSSSGISKGALAGIILGVIAGAVTISAFVSLLILRLHMKKHHHASSKRSLLSKISVKIDGVKEFNFEELTLATKNFDNSSIVGQGGYGKVYQGTLADGTAVAIKRAQEGSLQGQKEFLTEIELLSRLHHRNLVSLLGYCGEEGEQMLVYEFMPNGTLRDHLSGKCKEPLSFAMRLKVALGSAKGILYLHTEADPPIFHRDIKASNILLDCKFIAKVADFGLSRLAPVPDLEGTLPAHVSTVVKGTPGYLDPEYFLTHKLTDKSDVYSLGVVFLELLTGMQPISHGKNIVREVNLAYRSGMIFNVIDDQMGSYPSECVEKFINLALKCCQEETEGRPSMVEVVRELENIRVMMPESYSIIRDSVVTDSEKDSRTPSSTSAMKYPFVSADVSGSDLVSGVVPSIHPR from the exons ATGTGGAATGCAATTAGCGGGACAATCCCAAAGGAGATAGGAAATATCAAAACACTTGAATTATT GCTTCTGAATGGAAATGAATTGACGGGTTCTCTGCCTGAAGAGCTTGGTTATCTTCCCAACTTGAACAGGATACAAATTGATCAAAACCACATATCAGGTCCCTTACCTGTATCATTTGCAAAGTTGGAAAAAGCAGCACATTT CCACATGAATAACAATTCAATAAGTGGACAAATTCCACCAGAGCTATCTAAACTTCCAAAACTACTTCACTT GCTTCTTGATAATAACAACTTATCGGGCTACCTTCCACCAGAGCTTGCTCAAATTCCAAATTTGCGCATACT TCAACTTGATAATAACAACTTTGAAGGAAGTCACATTCCTGATTCATACGGGAATATGTCACGTTTGTTAAAACT GAGTCTGAGGAACTGTAGCTTACAGGGACCGGTTCCAAATCTGGGCAACATACCTAACCTTACTTACAT AGATCTCAGCCTTAACGAGCTAATTGGGTCCATTCCGTCGAACATGCTTAGTGACAATATGACGACAAT TGATCTGTCATACAACAACCTCAACGGAACTATTCCTTCAAACTTTTCAAGCCTTCCACATTTGCAGAAACT GTCGCTAGAAAACAATTCATTAAGCGGTTCAGTTCCATCCATAATTTGGCAAAATAGGACACTCAATGCAACGGAGACGCTTATCTT GGATATGCGGAACAATAAGCTTTTGAATATCTCAGGAACTCTGGTTATCCCACAAAATGTCACTGTTAG TCTTCAAGGAAATCCATTATGTTCGAATTCTATCCTATTCAACTTTTGCGGACCTTACAATGGAGATGCTGGTGGTACCTTGCAATTAGCAAACAACACTGATTGTCCTCCTTTGGCGTGTCCTCCCCCCTATGAATATGCCCTGCCATATcctacttgcttttgtgctctACCGCTGCTTATAGGATACAGGCTGAAGAGTCCTGGATTTCGGGATTTTCGATCATACATGGATCAGTTTAAGTGGTATATCACGATTGGTCTTAAACTGAATATATCCCAATTACACCTGAACACATTTTCATTGGAAGCTGGTCCTCGGGTGAAGATGTATTTGAGGATTTTCCCCATCTTTGATGATAGCAACAGCTCGCGTTTGTTCAATAAAAGTGAGGTCCTAAGACTCCGTAGCATGTTCACTGGATGGCTGATTCCTGATAATGATCTTTTTGGACCTTATGAACTTATCAATTTCACCCTACTTGCAGATTATAGAGAAT TCATCCCCCCTCCCTCATCATCTGGTATTAGTAAGGGAGCTCTTGCAGGCATCATACTAGGAGTAATTGCTGGTGCGGTCACAATATCGGCATTTGTATCACTTCTCATACTGAGATTGCATATGAAGAAGCACCACCATGCCAGTTCAAAACGCAGCCTAT TGTCGAAAATCTCTGTCAAAATTGATGGTGTTAAGGAATTCAATTTTGAAGAATTGACACTGGCAACCAAAAATTTTGACAACTCCAGCATTGTTGGTCAAGGAGGGTATGGAAAAGTTTATCAAGGTACTTTAGCTGATGGGACAGCTGTAGCCATTAAACGAGCTCAAGAGGGATCGTTACAGGGACAAAAGGAGTTTCTTACAGAAATTGAACTATTATCTAGGCTACATCACCGAAACCTTGTGTCTTTGCTTGGATATTGTGGTGAAGAAGGAGAACAG ATGCTGGTTTACGAGTTTATGCCTAATGGTACCCTGAGAGACCACCTATCTG GTAAATGTAAAGAACCTCTAAGTTTTGCTATGCGATTGAAAGTTGCCTTAGGTTCCGCTAAGGGCATACTCTACTTGCACACGGAGGCTGATCCTCCCATATTCCATCGAGATATCAAGGCAAGCAATATATTGCTAGACTGTAAGTTTATTGCAAAGGTGGCTGACTTTGGACTTTCACGGCTTGCTCCAGTTCCAGATCTTGAAGGGACTCTGCCTGCTCATGTATCGACAGTTGTTAAGGGCACTCCG GGATACCTTGACCCAGAGTATTTCCTAACTCATAAATTGACTGACAAGAGTGACGTTTACAGccttggtgttgtattccttgagCTTCTCACCGGAATGCAGCCAATTTCACACGGCAAGAACATTGTTAGGGAG GTGAACCTTGCGTATCGTTCTGGTATGATATTCAATGTGATTGATGATCAGATGGGATCTTATCCTTCGGAATGTGTAGAGAAATTCATAAATCTGGCTCTGAAATGTTGCCAAGAAGAGACAGAAGGTCGGCCATCAATGGTAGAAGTGGTTAGAGAACTAGAAAACATACGGGTGATGATGCCTGAATCTTACTCTATAATTAGAGATTCGGTGGTCACGGATAGTGAAAAGGATAGCAGAACCCCATCTTCAACCTCAGCTATGAAGTATCCTTTTGTTTCAGCTGATGTATCTGGTAGTGACCTTGTCAGTGGAGTTGTTCCCTCCATTCATCCTAGGTGA
- the LOC107031091 gene encoding probable LRR receptor-like serine/threonine-protein kinase At1g06840 isoform X4, producing MDLSGNLSPELGRLSYMRILDVMWNAISGTIPKEIGNIKTLELLLLNGNELTGSLPEELGYLPNLNRIQIDQNHISGPLPVSFAKLEKAAHFHMNNNSISGQIPPELSKLPKLLHLLLDNNNLSGYLPPELAQIPNLRILQLDNNNFEGSHIPDSYGNMSRLLKLSLRNCSLQGPVPNLGNIPNLTYIDLSLNELIGSIPSNMLSDNMTTIDLSYNNLNGTIPSNFSSLPHLQKLSLENNSLSGSVPSIIWQNRTLNATETLILDMRNNKLLNISGTLVIPQNVTVSLQGNPLCSNSILFNFCGPYNGDAGGTLQLANNTDCPPLACPPPYEYALPYPTCFCALPLLIGYRLKSPGFRDFRSYMDQFKWYITIGLKLNISQLHLNTFSLEAGPRVKMYLRIFPIFDDSNSSRLFNKSEVLRLRSMFTGWLIPDNDLFGPYELINFTLLADYREFIPPPSSSGISKGALAGIILGVIAGAVTISAFVSLLILRLHMKKHHHASSKRSLLSKISVKIDGVKEFNFEELTLATKNFDNSSIVGQGGYGKVYQGTLADGTAVAIKRAQEGSLQGQKEFLTEIELLSRLHHRNLVSLLGYCGEEGEQMLVYEFMPNGTLRDHLSGKCKEPLSFAMRLKVALGSAKGILYLHTEADPPIFHRDIKASNILLDCKFIAKVADFGLSRLAPVPDLEGTLPAHVSTVVKGTPGYLDPEYFLTHKLTDKSDVYSLGVVFLELLTGMQPISHGKNIVREVNLAYRSGMIFNVIDDQMGSYPSECVEKFINLALKCCQEETEGRPSMVEVVRELENIRVMMPESYSIIRDSVVTDSEKDSRTPSSTSAMKYPFVSADVSGSDLVSGVVPSIHPR from the exons GGATGTAATGTGGAATGCAATTAGCGGGACAATCCCAAAGGAGATAGGAAATATCAAAACACTTGAATTATT GCTTCTGAATGGAAATGAATTGACGGGTTCTCTGCCTGAAGAGCTTGGTTATCTTCCCAACTTGAACAGGATACAAATTGATCAAAACCACATATCAGGTCCCTTACCTGTATCATTTGCAAAGTTGGAAAAAGCAGCACATTT CCACATGAATAACAATTCAATAAGTGGACAAATTCCACCAGAGCTATCTAAACTTCCAAAACTACTTCACTT GCTTCTTGATAATAACAACTTATCGGGCTACCTTCCACCAGAGCTTGCTCAAATTCCAAATTTGCGCATACT TCAACTTGATAATAACAACTTTGAAGGAAGTCACATTCCTGATTCATACGGGAATATGTCACGTTTGTTAAAACT GAGTCTGAGGAACTGTAGCTTACAGGGACCGGTTCCAAATCTGGGCAACATACCTAACCTTACTTACAT AGATCTCAGCCTTAACGAGCTAATTGGGTCCATTCCGTCGAACATGCTTAGTGACAATATGACGACAAT TGATCTGTCATACAACAACCTCAACGGAACTATTCCTTCAAACTTTTCAAGCCTTCCACATTTGCAGAAACT GTCGCTAGAAAACAATTCATTAAGCGGTTCAGTTCCATCCATAATTTGGCAAAATAGGACACTCAATGCAACGGAGACGCTTATCTT GGATATGCGGAACAATAAGCTTTTGAATATCTCAGGAACTCTGGTTATCCCACAAAATGTCACTGTTAG TCTTCAAGGAAATCCATTATGTTCGAATTCTATCCTATTCAACTTTTGCGGACCTTACAATGGAGATGCTGGTGGTACCTTGCAATTAGCAAACAACACTGATTGTCCTCCTTTGGCGTGTCCTCCCCCCTATGAATATGCCCTGCCATATcctacttgcttttgtgctctACCGCTGCTTATAGGATACAGGCTGAAGAGTCCTGGATTTCGGGATTTTCGATCATACATGGATCAGTTTAAGTGGTATATCACGATTGGTCTTAAACTGAATATATCCCAATTACACCTGAACACATTTTCATTGGAAGCTGGTCCTCGGGTGAAGATGTATTTGAGGATTTTCCCCATCTTTGATGATAGCAACAGCTCGCGTTTGTTCAATAAAAGTGAGGTCCTAAGACTCCGTAGCATGTTCACTGGATGGCTGATTCCTGATAATGATCTTTTTGGACCTTATGAACTTATCAATTTCACCCTACTTGCAGATTATAGAGAAT TCATCCCCCCTCCCTCATCATCTGGTATTAGTAAGGGAGCTCTTGCAGGCATCATACTAGGAGTAATTGCTGGTGCGGTCACAATATCGGCATTTGTATCACTTCTCATACTGAGATTGCATATGAAGAAGCACCACCATGCCAGTTCAAAACGCAGCCTAT TGTCGAAAATCTCTGTCAAAATTGATGGTGTTAAGGAATTCAATTTTGAAGAATTGACACTGGCAACCAAAAATTTTGACAACTCCAGCATTGTTGGTCAAGGAGGGTATGGAAAAGTTTATCAAGGTACTTTAGCTGATGGGACAGCTGTAGCCATTAAACGAGCTCAAGAGGGATCGTTACAGGGACAAAAGGAGTTTCTTACAGAAATTGAACTATTATCTAGGCTACATCACCGAAACCTTGTGTCTTTGCTTGGATATTGTGGTGAAGAAGGAGAACAG ATGCTGGTTTACGAGTTTATGCCTAATGGTACCCTGAGAGACCACCTATCTG GTAAATGTAAAGAACCTCTAAGTTTTGCTATGCGATTGAAAGTTGCCTTAGGTTCCGCTAAGGGCATACTCTACTTGCACACGGAGGCTGATCCTCCCATATTCCATCGAGATATCAAGGCAAGCAATATATTGCTAGACTGTAAGTTTATTGCAAAGGTGGCTGACTTTGGACTTTCACGGCTTGCTCCAGTTCCAGATCTTGAAGGGACTCTGCCTGCTCATGTATCGACAGTTGTTAAGGGCACTCCG GGATACCTTGACCCAGAGTATTTCCTAACTCATAAATTGACTGACAAGAGTGACGTTTACAGccttggtgttgtattccttgagCTTCTCACCGGAATGCAGCCAATTTCACACGGCAAGAACATTGTTAGGGAG GTGAACCTTGCGTATCGTTCTGGTATGATATTCAATGTGATTGATGATCAGATGGGATCTTATCCTTCGGAATGTGTAGAGAAATTCATAAATCTGGCTCTGAAATGTTGCCAAGAAGAGACAGAAGGTCGGCCATCAATGGTAGAAGTGGTTAGAGAACTAGAAAACATACGGGTGATGATGCCTGAATCTTACTCTATAATTAGAGATTCGGTGGTCACGGATAGTGAAAAGGATAGCAGAACCCCATCTTCAACCTCAGCTATGAAGTATCCTTTTGTTTCAGCTGATGTATCTGGTAGTGACCTTGTCAGTGGAGTTGTTCCCTCCATTCATCCTAGGTGA
- the LOC107031091 gene encoding probable LRR receptor-like serine/threonine-protein kinase At1g06840 isoform X2, with amino-acid sequence MSASKLSIIGITLLLWYCCSLLLFTNANSQTTHPDEVKALRAIKNSLVDPNGNLSNWRRGDPCISNWTGVLCYNQTNNDGYFHVRELDVMWNAISGTIPKEIGNIKTLELLLLNGNELTGSLPEELGYLPNLNRIQIDQNHISGPLPVSFAKLEKAAHFHMNNNSISGQIPPELSKLPKLLHLLLDNNNLSGYLPPELAQIPNLRILQLDNNNFEGSHIPDSYGNMSRLLKLSLRNCSLQGPVPNLGNIPNLTYIDLSLNELIGSIPSNMLSDNMTTIDLSYNNLNGTIPSNFSSLPHLQKLSLENNSLSGSVPSIIWQNRTLNATETLILDMRNNKLLNISGTLVIPQNVTVSLQGNPLCSNSILFNFCGPYNGDAGGTLQLANNTDCPPLACPPPYEYALPYPTCFCALPLLIGYRLKSPGFRDFRSYMDQFKWYITIGLKLNISQLHLNTFSLEAGPRVKMYLRIFPIFDDSNSSRLFNKSEVLRLRSMFTGWLIPDNDLFGPYELINFTLLADYREFIPPPSSSGISKGALAGIILGVIAGAVTISAFVSLLILRLHMKKHHHASSKRSLLSKISVKIDGVKEFNFEELTLATKNFDNSSIVGQGGYGKVYQGTLADGTAVAIKRAQEGSLQGQKEFLTEIELLSRLHHRNLVSLLGYCGEEGEQMLVYEFMPNGTLRDHLSGKCKEPLSFAMRLKVALGSAKGILYLHTEADPPIFHRDIKASNILLDCKFIAKVADFGLSRLAPVPDLEGTLPAHVSTVVKGTPGYLDPEYFLTHKLTDKSDVYSLGVVFLELLTGMQPISHGKNIVREVNLAYRSGMIFNVIDDQMGSYPSECVEKFINLALKCCQEETEGRPSMVEVVRELENIRVMMPESYSIIRDSVVTDSEKDSRTPSSTSAMKYPFVSADVSGSDLVSGVVPSIHPR; translated from the exons GGATGTAATGTGGAATGCAATTAGCGGGACAATCCCAAAGGAGATAGGAAATATCAAAACACTTGAATTATT GCTTCTGAATGGAAATGAATTGACGGGTTCTCTGCCTGAAGAGCTTGGTTATCTTCCCAACTTGAACAGGATACAAATTGATCAAAACCACATATCAGGTCCCTTACCTGTATCATTTGCAAAGTTGGAAAAAGCAGCACATTT CCACATGAATAACAATTCAATAAGTGGACAAATTCCACCAGAGCTATCTAAACTTCCAAAACTACTTCACTT GCTTCTTGATAATAACAACTTATCGGGCTACCTTCCACCAGAGCTTGCTCAAATTCCAAATTTGCGCATACT TCAACTTGATAATAACAACTTTGAAGGAAGTCACATTCCTGATTCATACGGGAATATGTCACGTTTGTTAAAACT GAGTCTGAGGAACTGTAGCTTACAGGGACCGGTTCCAAATCTGGGCAACATACCTAACCTTACTTACAT AGATCTCAGCCTTAACGAGCTAATTGGGTCCATTCCGTCGAACATGCTTAGTGACAATATGACGACAAT TGATCTGTCATACAACAACCTCAACGGAACTATTCCTTCAAACTTTTCAAGCCTTCCACATTTGCAGAAACT GTCGCTAGAAAACAATTCATTAAGCGGTTCAGTTCCATCCATAATTTGGCAAAATAGGACACTCAATGCAACGGAGACGCTTATCTT GGATATGCGGAACAATAAGCTTTTGAATATCTCAGGAACTCTGGTTATCCCACAAAATGTCACTGTTAG TCTTCAAGGAAATCCATTATGTTCGAATTCTATCCTATTCAACTTTTGCGGACCTTACAATGGAGATGCTGGTGGTACCTTGCAATTAGCAAACAACACTGATTGTCCTCCTTTGGCGTGTCCTCCCCCCTATGAATATGCCCTGCCATATcctacttgcttttgtgctctACCGCTGCTTATAGGATACAGGCTGAAGAGTCCTGGATTTCGGGATTTTCGATCATACATGGATCAGTTTAAGTGGTATATCACGATTGGTCTTAAACTGAATATATCCCAATTACACCTGAACACATTTTCATTGGAAGCTGGTCCTCGGGTGAAGATGTATTTGAGGATTTTCCCCATCTTTGATGATAGCAACAGCTCGCGTTTGTTCAATAAAAGTGAGGTCCTAAGACTCCGTAGCATGTTCACTGGATGGCTGATTCCTGATAATGATCTTTTTGGACCTTATGAACTTATCAATTTCACCCTACTTGCAGATTATAGAGAAT TCATCCCCCCTCCCTCATCATCTGGTATTAGTAAGGGAGCTCTTGCAGGCATCATACTAGGAGTAATTGCTGGTGCGGTCACAATATCGGCATTTGTATCACTTCTCATACTGAGATTGCATATGAAGAAGCACCACCATGCCAGTTCAAAACGCAGCCTAT TGTCGAAAATCTCTGTCAAAATTGATGGTGTTAAGGAATTCAATTTTGAAGAATTGACACTGGCAACCAAAAATTTTGACAACTCCAGCATTGTTGGTCAAGGAGGGTATGGAAAAGTTTATCAAGGTACTTTAGCTGATGGGACAGCTGTAGCCATTAAACGAGCTCAAGAGGGATCGTTACAGGGACAAAAGGAGTTTCTTACAGAAATTGAACTATTATCTAGGCTACATCACCGAAACCTTGTGTCTTTGCTTGGATATTGTGGTGAAGAAGGAGAACAG ATGCTGGTTTACGAGTTTATGCCTAATGGTACCCTGAGAGACCACCTATCTG GTAAATGTAAAGAACCTCTAAGTTTTGCTATGCGATTGAAAGTTGCCTTAGGTTCCGCTAAGGGCATACTCTACTTGCACACGGAGGCTGATCCTCCCATATTCCATCGAGATATCAAGGCAAGCAATATATTGCTAGACTGTAAGTTTATTGCAAAGGTGGCTGACTTTGGACTTTCACGGCTTGCTCCAGTTCCAGATCTTGAAGGGACTCTGCCTGCTCATGTATCGACAGTTGTTAAGGGCACTCCG GGATACCTTGACCCAGAGTATTTCCTAACTCATAAATTGACTGACAAGAGTGACGTTTACAGccttggtgttgtattccttgagCTTCTCACCGGAATGCAGCCAATTTCACACGGCAAGAACATTGTTAGGGAG GTGAACCTTGCGTATCGTTCTGGTATGATATTCAATGTGATTGATGATCAGATGGGATCTTATCCTTCGGAATGTGTAGAGAAATTCATAAATCTGGCTCTGAAATGTTGCCAAGAAGAGACAGAAGGTCGGCCATCAATGGTAGAAGTGGTTAGAGAACTAGAAAACATACGGGTGATGATGCCTGAATCTTACTCTATAATTAGAGATTCGGTGGTCACGGATAGTGAAAAGGATAGCAGAACCCCATCTTCAACCTCAGCTATGAAGTATCCTTTTGTTTCAGCTGATGTATCTGGTAGTGACCTTGTCAGTGGAGTTGTTCCCTCCATTCATCCTAGGTGA
- the LOC107031091 gene encoding probable LRR receptor-like serine/threonine-protein kinase At1g06840 isoform X5 gives MSLCRSLYGLKQSPSRLVWDVMWNAISGTIPKEIGNIKTLELLLLNGNELTGSLPEELGYLPNLNRIQIDQNHISGPLPVSFAKLEKAAHFHMNNNSISGQIPPELSKLPKLLHLLLDNNNLSGYLPPELAQIPNLRILQLDNNNFEGSHIPDSYGNMSRLLKLSLRNCSLQGPVPNLGNIPNLTYIDLSLNELIGSIPSNMLSDNMTTIDLSYNNLNGTIPSNFSSLPHLQKLSLENNSLSGSVPSIIWQNRTLNATETLILDMRNNKLLNISGTLVIPQNVTVSLQGNPLCSNSILFNFCGPYNGDAGGTLQLANNTDCPPLACPPPYEYALPYPTCFCALPLLIGYRLKSPGFRDFRSYMDQFKWYITIGLKLNISQLHLNTFSLEAGPRVKMYLRIFPIFDDSNSSRLFNKSEVLRLRSMFTGWLIPDNDLFGPYELINFTLLADYREFIPPPSSSGISKGALAGIILGVIAGAVTISAFVSLLILRLHMKKHHHASSKRSLLSKISVKIDGVKEFNFEELTLATKNFDNSSIVGQGGYGKVYQGTLADGTAVAIKRAQEGSLQGQKEFLTEIELLSRLHHRNLVSLLGYCGEEGEQMLVYEFMPNGTLRDHLSGKCKEPLSFAMRLKVALGSAKGILYLHTEADPPIFHRDIKASNILLDCKFIAKVADFGLSRLAPVPDLEGTLPAHVSTVVKGTPGYLDPEYFLTHKLTDKSDVYSLGVVFLELLTGMQPISHGKNIVREVNLAYRSGMIFNVIDDQMGSYPSECVEKFINLALKCCQEETEGRPSMVEVVRELENIRVMMPESYSIIRDSVVTDSEKDSRTPSSTSAMKYPFVSADVSGSDLVSGVVPSIHPR, from the exons ATGTCGTTGTGCAGGTCACTCTATGGTCTTAAACAATCTCCTTCAAGACTGGTTTG GGATGTAATGTGGAATGCAATTAGCGGGACAATCCCAAAGGAGATAGGAAATATCAAAACACTTGAATTATT GCTTCTGAATGGAAATGAATTGACGGGTTCTCTGCCTGAAGAGCTTGGTTATCTTCCCAACTTGAACAGGATACAAATTGATCAAAACCACATATCAGGTCCCTTACCTGTATCATTTGCAAAGTTGGAAAAAGCAGCACATTT CCACATGAATAACAATTCAATAAGTGGACAAATTCCACCAGAGCTATCTAAACTTCCAAAACTACTTCACTT GCTTCTTGATAATAACAACTTATCGGGCTACCTTCCACCAGAGCTTGCTCAAATTCCAAATTTGCGCATACT TCAACTTGATAATAACAACTTTGAAGGAAGTCACATTCCTGATTCATACGGGAATATGTCACGTTTGTTAAAACT GAGTCTGAGGAACTGTAGCTTACAGGGACCGGTTCCAAATCTGGGCAACATACCTAACCTTACTTACAT AGATCTCAGCCTTAACGAGCTAATTGGGTCCATTCCGTCGAACATGCTTAGTGACAATATGACGACAAT TGATCTGTCATACAACAACCTCAACGGAACTATTCCTTCAAACTTTTCAAGCCTTCCACATTTGCAGAAACT GTCGCTAGAAAACAATTCATTAAGCGGTTCAGTTCCATCCATAATTTGGCAAAATAGGACACTCAATGCAACGGAGACGCTTATCTT GGATATGCGGAACAATAAGCTTTTGAATATCTCAGGAACTCTGGTTATCCCACAAAATGTCACTGTTAG TCTTCAAGGAAATCCATTATGTTCGAATTCTATCCTATTCAACTTTTGCGGACCTTACAATGGAGATGCTGGTGGTACCTTGCAATTAGCAAACAACACTGATTGTCCTCCTTTGGCGTGTCCTCCCCCCTATGAATATGCCCTGCCATATcctacttgcttttgtgctctACCGCTGCTTATAGGATACAGGCTGAAGAGTCCTGGATTTCGGGATTTTCGATCATACATGGATCAGTTTAAGTGGTATATCACGATTGGTCTTAAACTGAATATATCCCAATTACACCTGAACACATTTTCATTGGAAGCTGGTCCTCGGGTGAAGATGTATTTGAGGATTTTCCCCATCTTTGATGATAGCAACAGCTCGCGTTTGTTCAATAAAAGTGAGGTCCTAAGACTCCGTAGCATGTTCACTGGATGGCTGATTCCTGATAATGATCTTTTTGGACCTTATGAACTTATCAATTTCACCCTACTTGCAGATTATAGAGAAT TCATCCCCCCTCCCTCATCATCTGGTATTAGTAAGGGAGCTCTTGCAGGCATCATACTAGGAGTAATTGCTGGTGCGGTCACAATATCGGCATTTGTATCACTTCTCATACTGAGATTGCATATGAAGAAGCACCACCATGCCAGTTCAAAACGCAGCCTAT TGTCGAAAATCTCTGTCAAAATTGATGGTGTTAAGGAATTCAATTTTGAAGAATTGACACTGGCAACCAAAAATTTTGACAACTCCAGCATTGTTGGTCAAGGAGGGTATGGAAAAGTTTATCAAGGTACTTTAGCTGATGGGACAGCTGTAGCCATTAAACGAGCTCAAGAGGGATCGTTACAGGGACAAAAGGAGTTTCTTACAGAAATTGAACTATTATCTAGGCTACATCACCGAAACCTTGTGTCTTTGCTTGGATATTGTGGTGAAGAAGGAGAACAG ATGCTGGTTTACGAGTTTATGCCTAATGGTACCCTGAGAGACCACCTATCTG GTAAATGTAAAGAACCTCTAAGTTTTGCTATGCGATTGAAAGTTGCCTTAGGTTCCGCTAAGGGCATACTCTACTTGCACACGGAGGCTGATCCTCCCATATTCCATCGAGATATCAAGGCAAGCAATATATTGCTAGACTGTAAGTTTATTGCAAAGGTGGCTGACTTTGGACTTTCACGGCTTGCTCCAGTTCCAGATCTTGAAGGGACTCTGCCTGCTCATGTATCGACAGTTGTTAAGGGCACTCCG GGATACCTTGACCCAGAGTATTTCCTAACTCATAAATTGACTGACAAGAGTGACGTTTACAGccttggtgttgtattccttgagCTTCTCACCGGAATGCAGCCAATTTCACACGGCAAGAACATTGTTAGGGAG GTGAACCTTGCGTATCGTTCTGGTATGATATTCAATGTGATTGATGATCAGATGGGATCTTATCCTTCGGAATGTGTAGAGAAATTCATAAATCTGGCTCTGAAATGTTGCCAAGAAGAGACAGAAGGTCGGCCATCAATGGTAGAAGTGGTTAGAGAACTAGAAAACATACGGGTGATGATGCCTGAATCTTACTCTATAATTAGAGATTCGGTGGTCACGGATAGTGAAAAGGATAGCAGAACCCCATCTTCAACCTCAGCTATGAAGTATCCTTTTGTTTCAGCTGATGTATCTGGTAGTGACCTTGTCAGTGGAGTTGTTCCCTCCATTCATCCTAGGTGA